One window of the Shewanella litorisediminis genome contains the following:
- a CDS encoding electron transport complex subunit E, with amino-acid sequence MSNYKEIAWQGLWKNNPGLVQLLGLCPLLAVTATLTNALGLGLATVAVLIGSNVLVSLVREFVPKEIRIPVFVMIIAALVTVVQLVINAYAYGLYLSLGIFLPLIVTNCVIIGRAEAFASRNSLGAAAFDGLMMGTGFTAVLAVLGAVREILGQGTLFDGADLLLGDWAASLRIELWQVDNSFLLAMLPPGAFIAMGLLIAVKNVIDKRLEAKKPAPESAPAITRARITKVG; translated from the coding sequence ATGAGTAATTACAAAGAGATTGCCTGGCAAGGGCTTTGGAAAAATAACCCTGGACTGGTACAGCTTTTAGGCCTTTGCCCACTGCTTGCAGTAACCGCAACCCTGACCAATGCCCTGGGACTCGGGCTTGCCACCGTTGCCGTGTTGATTGGCTCAAACGTGCTCGTGTCGCTGGTGCGTGAATTTGTGCCCAAGGAAATTCGCATTCCCGTGTTTGTGATGATCATCGCTGCCCTGGTAACAGTAGTGCAGCTTGTTATCAACGCCTATGCATACGGTCTTTATTTGTCTCTGGGTATATTCCTGCCGCTCATTGTGACCAACTGCGTCATCATAGGCCGCGCCGAAGCCTTCGCATCCAGAAACAGTTTGGGCGCCGCCGCCTTTGATGGTTTGATGATGGGCACGGGCTTTACTGCGGTGCTCGCTGTCCTTGGCGCAGTGCGGGAAATCCTTGGGCAAGGCACCCTGTTTGATGGCGCAGATCTGCTGCTCGGCGACTGGGCCGCCTCTCTTCGTATCGAGCTTTGGCAGGTTGATAACAGCTTTTTGTTGGCCATGCTGCCACCCGGCGCGTTTATCGCCATGGGTTTGCTGATTGCGGTTAAAAATGTCATTGACAAGCGCCTGGAAGCGAAAAAGCCGGCTCCTGAGTCCGCTCCTGCCATCACCCGTGCCAGGATAACCAAAGTAGGCTGA
- the rsxG gene encoding electron transport complex subunit RsxG: MQKSIIKNGLLLSGFALVCTAAVALVNEATKDRIAEQQRLELTRILHQIVPDELHDNDLGASCILVHNPEALGTDEPMPVYLASTATEPVALAIETIAPDGYNGNIRLIIGVDLDGKVLGVRTLTHQETPGLGDKIELRKSNWVLSFNDKVFSDKATDRWKVKKDGGDFDQFTGATITPRAYLKAVSRTLTFVNANQAAWFKRPLGCDNGANADE; the protein is encoded by the coding sequence ATGCAAAAATCCATCATCAAAAACGGACTCCTGTTAAGTGGCTTTGCCCTTGTCTGTACCGCCGCCGTGGCGCTGGTTAACGAGGCCACCAAAGACAGGATTGCCGAGCAGCAGCGGCTTGAGCTGACCCGCATTCTGCATCAGATAGTGCCCGATGAACTTCACGACAACGATCTCGGCGCAAGCTGTATTCTCGTTCATAATCCCGAAGCGCTCGGCACCGATGAGCCCATGCCAGTTTATCTGGCAAGTACCGCCACTGAGCCGGTAGCGCTGGCCATCGAGACCATTGCGCCCGATGGTTATAACGGCAATATTCGCCTCATCATTGGAGTCGACCTTGATGGCAAGGTGCTGGGTGTGCGAACCCTCACCCATCAGGAAACACCTGGGCTTGGTGATAAAATCGAGCTGCGTAAGTCCAACTGGGTGCTGTCGTTCAACGATAAGGTTTTTTCTGACAAGGCAACTGACCGCTGGAAGGTGAAAAAGGACGGCGGTGACTTTGACCAGTTCACAGGTGCCACCATCACCCCAAGAGCCTACCTTAAAGCGGTGAGCCGTACCCTGACGTTCGTCAATGCCAATCAGGCAGCGTGGTTTAAACGACCACTTGGCTGTGATAACGGAGCCAATGCAGATGAGTAA
- the nth gene encoding endonuclease III, whose translation MNDQKRVEILTRLRANNPKPETELNFSSPFELLVAVTLSAQATDVSVNKATDKLFPVANTPQAIVDLGVEGLKEYIKTIGLFNNKAINVVKLSQILLDKHGGEVPADREALEALPGVGRKTANVVLNTAFGWPTIAVDTHIFRMANRTKFAPGKNVVEVEERMLKVVPAEFKVDVHHWFILHGRYTCLARKPRCGSCMIEDLCEFKDKVYPDE comes from the coding sequence GTGAATGACCAAAAGCGAGTGGAAATTTTGACCCGGCTCAGGGCCAATAATCCCAAACCCGAAACTGAGCTTAACTTTTCTTCCCCCTTTGAATTGCTCGTGGCGGTTACCCTGTCGGCGCAGGCAACCGATGTCAGCGTCAATAAAGCCACCGATAAGCTGTTTCCGGTGGCCAATACCCCACAAGCCATTGTCGACCTCGGGGTCGAGGGGCTCAAGGAGTACATCAAAACCATTGGGCTTTTTAATAACAAAGCCATCAACGTGGTGAAGCTGTCGCAAATTCTGTTGGATAAACACGGCGGCGAAGTACCGGCAGATCGTGAGGCCCTGGAAGCCCTGCCCGGTGTGGGCAGAAAAACTGCCAATGTGGTGCTTAACACTGCCTTTGGCTGGCCTACCATTGCTGTGGATACCCATATCTTTCGTATGGCAAACCGCACCAAGTTTGCGCCCGGCAAAAACGTGGTAGAGGTAGAAGAGCGGATGCTCAAGGTGGTACCGGCAGAATTTAAAGTGGACGTACACCACTGGTTTATCCTCCACGGCCGCTATACCTGTCTGGCTCGTAAGCCCCGCTGTGGCAGCTGCATGATAGAAGATTTATGCGAATTCAAGGACAAGGTTTACCCTGATGAGTAA